A genomic segment from Gilvibacter sp. SZ-19 encodes:
- a CDS encoding acyloxyacyl hydrolase: MNLRPLYQFFFLVLCGTTVVCAQEQPEQKPFSLQFDYFYGTIMEHNPDLSHLITDHPEGFVLSYNRKTYGFNAWERRYNYPDWGFTFTYQNFKNESLGENYGLYGHFNFYFLKRSLVLRIGQGIAYASNPYDRNENFLNNAFGTHLLSTTMLKFDYVKERFWKGLGFQAGFTVIHYSNANLRAPNNSTNTFAFSAGLNYQFDYQDFPDYVPFEGKTPYSEPIHFNLVLRGGVNESDVVGQGQFPFYVVSAFADKRINRKSTLQAGVDVFFAEFLKELIYYRSVAFPEENFSGDEDWKRVGIFIGHELRFNKVAFVSQLGYYVYYPFDFEGQLYNRLGLKRYFGKNDRVFAGVTVKAHGAKAEAVEFAVGIRFNKL; this comes from the coding sequence ATGAACCTCCGCCCGCTCTATCAATTCTTTTTCCTCGTGTTGTGCGGTACAACTGTGGTTTGCGCTCAAGAGCAGCCAGAGCAAAAGCCTTTTTCATTGCAGTTCGACTATTTCTACGGAACCATAATGGAGCATAATCCGGACTTGAGTCATCTGATAACCGACCATCCCGAAGGATTTGTGCTGAGCTACAATAGAAAAACTTACGGTTTCAATGCGTGGGAAAGGCGTTACAACTATCCGGATTGGGGATTTACTTTTACCTATCAGAATTTTAAGAATGAATCGCTCGGTGAAAACTACGGCCTTTATGGACATTTCAATTTCTACTTTTTAAAAAGGTCACTAGTGCTGCGGATAGGCCAAGGTATAGCCTATGCGAGTAATCCCTATGACCGCAACGAGAACTTTCTCAACAACGCCTTCGGAACGCATTTGTTGAGCACTACCATGCTCAAGTTCGATTACGTTAAAGAGCGCTTTTGGAAAGGCCTAGGTTTCCAAGCCGGATTTACTGTTATTCATTATTCCAATGCTAATTTAAGAGCGCCTAACAATAGTACAAACACCTTTGCTTTTAGTGCGGGACTGAATTATCAGTTCGATTATCAGGATTTTCCCGACTATGTGCCTTTTGAAGGTAAGACCCCGTACTCTGAGCCTATTCATTTCAATCTGGTCTTGCGTGGAGGGGTGAATGAGAGTGATGTTGTTGGGCAAGGACAATTCCCTTTTTACGTAGTTTCTGCTTTTGCAGATAAGCGGATCAATCGCAAGTCTACTTTACAAGCAGGAGTGGATGTGTTTTTTGCTGAGTTTTTAAAGGAGTTGATCTATTACCGCTCCGTGGCTTTTCCAGAAGAGAACTTTAGTGGAGACGAGGACTGGAAAAGGGTGGGAATCTTTATCGGGCATGAACTGCGCTTCAATAAAGTTGCCTTTGTTTCACAGCTAGGGTATTATGTGTATTATCCTTTTGATTTCGAGGGACAATTATACAACCGATTAGGTTTAAAAAGGTACTTCGGTAAGAATGACCGTGTCTTTGCAGGCGTGACGGTCAAGGCTCATGGAGCCAAGGCCGAAGCTGTAGAATTTGCTGTAGGTATTAGATTCAATAAACTGTGA
- a CDS encoding head GIN domain-containing protein, whose amino-acid sequence MRIWTFLLAVVLLSCDSDNALDCFQTNGDRVQQEFEVEAFSKIRVRERVELVLKQGDRHSVVIEAGENLMPDITAIVENGELILRDANACNLTRDYRPTIAYVTSPDIKVISNQSGRTVRSDGVLRYDELILKAEDFTENDRVNVDGDFDMDLEVEQLLVSTNNLSNFFLRGTADIADFRVFSGDCRIEAESLIIQHATLFHRGTNQMFLNPQQSISGELRSVGDVICLNRPAVVEVTEYYTGRLIFLD is encoded by the coding sequence ATGAGAATTTGGACTTTCTTACTTGCTGTTGTTTTACTGTCGTGTGATAGTGATAATGCTTTGGATTGTTTCCAGACCAATGGAGACCGTGTGCAGCAAGAATTCGAGGTCGAGGCCTTTAGCAAAATTCGTGTACGGGAGCGCGTAGAGCTGGTGCTCAAACAAGGCGATAGGCATTCGGTGGTCATAGAAGCAGGAGAGAATTTGATGCCTGATATAACGGCAATAGTGGAAAATGGTGAACTCATACTACGCGATGCAAATGCGTGTAATCTAACGCGCGATTACAGGCCTACCATTGCGTATGTGACGAGCCCTGATATCAAAGTGATCAGCAACCAATCTGGTCGCACTGTTAGAAGCGATGGGGTCTTGAGATACGATGAACTTATTTTAAAGGCGGAGGACTTTACCGAAAATGATAGGGTGAATGTAGACGGAGATTTTGATATGGATTTAGAAGTGGAGCAACTCCTTGTTTCTACGAATAACTTGTCTAATTTTTTTCTGAGAGGAACGGCCGATATTGCAGATTTTAGAGTCTTTAGCGGCGATTGCCGCATAGAGGCAGAAAGTCTTATCATTCAGCATGCGACGCTGTTTCATCGTGGGACGAATCAGATGTTTCTAAATCCGCAGCAATCCATAAGCGGAGAACTGAGAAGCGTTGGAGACGTGATCTGCTTAAATAGACCTGCAGTAGTTGAGGTCACGGAGTATTATACCGGCCGGCTTATTTTTCTGGATTAG
- a CDS encoding acyloxyacyl hydrolase, with translation MKNWLAVLISCLPLALLGQQTTAQSEFIEANYFYGSIVAHNKDVAHLITGHPEGIILSYNRRSFGQQEWQGLYNYPDFGFSFIYQDPKEPALGQTYGLYAHYSFYFIKRLFRFKIGQGLAYATNPYDLETNFKNNAYGSRLLSSTFVQTDLVLPRLYKGFGLHLGGSLVHYSNANFRAPNTSTNTLAVHLGLSYDLDYTQTLTYLDEEVDNNYTEPWHFNAALRFGLNESDYVGLGQHPFLVFSAFADKRLNRRSTILGGFDFFLSRFLKEEISYRAIAFPREDTQGDEDWKRAGIFLGHELHFGKLALLTHVGYYLYYPYDFEGRFYQRVGLKHSINKKLYGSLALKLHGAKAEALAFGIGYRFN, from the coding sequence ATGAAGAACTGGCTTGCCGTCTTGATCTCTTGTTTGCCACTCGCGCTATTGGGGCAGCAAACAACGGCACAGTCTGAATTCATTGAAGCCAATTATTTCTACGGCAGTATTGTAGCGCATAACAAAGATGTTGCACACCTGATCACCGGACATCCGGAAGGAATCATATTGAGCTACAACCGACGTAGCTTTGGGCAGCAAGAATGGCAAGGCCTATACAATTATCCAGATTTTGGATTCTCCTTTATTTATCAAGACCCAAAGGAGCCTGCCCTTGGGCAGACCTATGGACTTTATGCCCATTATTCCTTTTACTTTATTAAGCGTTTGTTCCGCTTCAAGATCGGTCAGGGATTAGCTTATGCGACCAATCCGTACGATCTGGAAACCAATTTTAAGAACAATGCTTATGGTTCTCGCTTATTGAGCTCGACCTTTGTACAAACCGATTTGGTATTGCCGCGTTTGTATAAGGGCTTCGGATTGCATTTGGGAGGTTCCTTAGTGCATTATTCCAATGCGAATTTCAGAGCTCCGAACACCAGTACCAATACCTTGGCAGTACATTTGGGATTGAGCTATGACCTAGATTATACCCAGACTTTGACCTATCTGGATGAAGAGGTAGATAACAACTACACAGAACCCTGGCACTTCAATGCCGCGCTTCGTTTTGGATTGAATGAAAGTGATTATGTCGGTTTGGGGCAGCATCCGTTTTTAGTATTTTCTGCTTTTGCAGACAAACGTCTGAATCGTCGAAGTACTATTCTGGGAGGGTTTGATTTTTTCCTGTCACGATTTTTAAAGGAAGAGATTTCCTATAGAGCAATTGCATTTCCCAGAGAGGACACGCAAGGCGATGAAGATTGGAAACGAGCTGGAATCTTTTTGGGTCACGAACTGCATTTTGGAAAACTTGCGTTGCTGACCCATGTGGGTTATTACTTGTATTATCCCTATGACTTTGAAGGTCGTTTTTATCAGCGGGTTGGACTCAAACACAGCATTAATAAAAAATTATACGGATCTCTAGCACTTAAGCTCCACGGGGCCAAAGCAGAAGCACTCGCTTTTGGAATAGGGTATCGATTCAATTAA
- a CDS encoding head GIN domain-containing protein has translation MKKVVLLIVSSLLLYGCSSSNAPDCLQVAGDLVSKEFEITDFSRIRIEDGVRLVIREAPAYNVVLESGEFLIDDISVEKQGELLVVKNDNACNFFREYGLTTVYVEAPNIIEIRNSSRFEVRSDGVLNYPQLLLLSNTAGEGSSGKKSGDFFLQVNSNTLRIVANGISVFYLSGQVQSASFIFSDEQPRLEARELVVQNVQIVQVSANKMIVNPQQSITGEIRGTGDVISVNRPPTVAVEELFTGRLLFED, from the coding sequence ATGAAAAAAGTAGTACTTCTAATAGTTTCTTCGCTTTTGCTCTACGGATGTAGCAGCAGTAATGCACCCGATTGTTTGCAAGTTGCGGGTGATCTGGTGAGCAAGGAATTTGAAATTACTGACTTTTCACGCATCCGCATAGAAGATGGTGTGCGTCTGGTAATTCGCGAAGCTCCTGCGTATAATGTTGTGCTAGAAAGCGGCGAGTTTTTGATCGACGATATTAGTGTTGAAAAGCAAGGTGAGCTTTTGGTCGTGAAAAACGATAACGCCTGTAATTTCTTTAGGGAATACGGATTGACCACGGTCTATGTTGAAGCTCCTAATATAATTGAGATTCGCAATAGCTCACGTTTTGAGGTGCGCAGTGATGGTGTATTGAATTATCCACAGCTTTTACTACTGAGTAATACTGCCGGCGAAGGTAGTTCTGGGAAAAAGAGTGGAGATTTCTTTTTGCAGGTCAATTCCAACACGCTACGCATAGTGGCTAACGGGATCAGTGTGTTCTACCTTTCTGGGCAAGTTCAAAGTGCATCTTTTATCTTTTCTGACGAGCAACCGCGTCTAGAAGCACGTGAACTTGTAGTCCAAAATGTACAGATCGTTCAAGTTAGTGCCAACAAGATGATAGTCAATCCGCAGCAATCCATAACCGGAGAGATACGAGGAACAGGAGATGTAATTTCTGTCAATAGACCACCAACCGTAGCGGTAGAAGAACTTTTTACGGGCAGATTACTCTTTGAAGATTAA